A portion of the Zootoca vivipara chromosome 6, rZooViv1.1, whole genome shotgun sequence genome contains these proteins:
- the GPR4 gene encoding G-protein coupled receptor 4, with amino-acid sequence MCNASLVSCHVDSKIDHLFPPALYIAVITVGLPTNCLALWAAYLQVRQKNELGVYLMNLSVADLLYIATLPLWIDYFLHHDNWIHGQQSCKAFGFIFYTNIYISIAFLCCISVDRYLAVAHPLRFARFRRVKTAVAVSATVWAIEIGANSAPLFHNELFHDRYNHTFCFEKYPMEEWVAWMNLYRVFIGFLFPWTLMLFSYRGILRAVRGNISTERQEKAKIKRLSLSLIAILLFCFAPYHLLLLSRSAVHLSKPCDCGFEETVFVAYHTALAFTSLNCVADPILYCFANEGARGDVAKALSTLLRFLASSKPREMANASLTLDTPLSSKKSSFCRQPLALPMPPSQAGVGGAGDEELQMKILTFER; translated from the coding sequence ATGTGCAACGCGTCGCTGGTGAGCTGCCACGTGGACTCCAAGATCGACCACCTCTTCCCTCCGGCGCTGTACATCGCCGTCATCACCGTGGGCCTGCCCACCAACTGCCTGGCCCTGTGGGCCGCCTACCTGCAGGTGCGCCAGAAGAACGAGCTGGGCGTCTACCTAATGAACCTCTCCGTGGCCGACCTGCTCTACATCGCCACACTGCCGCTGTGGATCGACTACTTCCTGCACCATGACAACTGGATCCACGGGCAGCAGTCCTGCAAGGCCTTTGGCTTCATCTTCTACACCAACATCTACATCAGCATCGCCTTCCTGTGCTGCATCTCGGTCGACCGCTACCTGGCCGTGGCGCACCCGCTGCGCTTCGCCCGCTTCCGCAGGGTCAAGACGGCCGTGGCGGTCAGTGCCACGGTGTGGGCCATCGAGATCGGGGCCAACTCGGCGCCACTGTTCCACAACGAGCTCTTCCACGACCGCTACAACCACACCTTCTGCTTCGAGAAGTACCCCATGGAGGAGTGGGTGGCGTGGATGAACCTCTACCGGGTCTTCATCGGGTTCCTCTTCCCGTGGACGCTGATGCTCTTCTCCTACCGGGGGATCCTGCGCGCAGTGCGGGGGAACATCTCCACCGAGAGGCAGGAGAAAGCCAAGATCAAGCGCCTCTCGCTCAGCCTCATCGCCATCCTGCTCTTTTGCTTCGCCCcgtaccacctcctcctcctctcgcgCAGCGCCGTGCACCTAAGCAAGCCCTGCGACTGCGGCTTTGAGGAGACGGTGTTCGTGGCCTACCACACGGCGCTGGCTTTCACCAGCCTCAACTGCGTGGCCGACCCCATCCTGTACTGCTTCGCCAACGAAGGGGCCCGGGGCGACGTGGCCAAGGCCCTCTCCACCTTGCTGCGCTTCCTGGCCAGCTCCAAGCCCCGAGAGATGGCCAACGCCTCCCTCACCCTGGACACCCCTCTCTCCTCCAAGAAGAGCAGCTTCTGCCGGCAGCCGCTGGCGCTCCCCATGCCCCCCTcgcaggctggggtggggggcgcagGGGATGAGGAGCTCCAGATGAAGATACTGACTTTTGAACGCTGA
- the OPA3 gene encoding optic atrophy 3 protein produces MVAGAFPIAKLLYLGVRQLSKPLAARIKDGARASPFFRQYICGPPAQLYHWVEMRAKMRIMGFRGAAIKPLNEEAAAELGAELLGEAIVFGVGGLCIFLEYSRQATNSRKKEDELSSTLESLQEQVAELNLTVETLDARLREVNRVLVEVSASPKK; encoded by the exons ATGGTGGCCGGCGCCTTCCCGATTGCCAAGCTGCTCTACCTGGGCGTTCGGCAGCTCTCCAAGCCCCTGGCCGCGCGCATCAAGGACGGGGCCCGCGCGAGCCCCTTCTTCCGCCAGTACATCTGCGGGCCCCCCGCGCAAC TGTACCACTGGGTGGAGATGAGAGCCAAGATGCGTATCATGGGCTTCCGGGGCGCCGCCATCAAGCCGCTGAACGAGGAGGCGGCTGCCGAACTGGGGGCGGAACTGCTGGGCGAAGCCAtcgtctttggggtgggggggctgtgCATCTTCCTGGAGTACTCCCGCCAAGCCACcaacagcaggaagaaggaggACGAGCTGAGCAGCACCCTTGAGAGCCTGCAGGAGCAGGTGGCCGAGCTGAACTTGACTGTGGAGACACTGGACGCCCGGCTGCGGGAGGTCAACCGGGTCCTCGTGGAGGTCTCTGCCTCCCCCAAGAAATAA